The Mycolicibacterium cosmeticum DNA window GGCATGCTGGGGGTACTGCTTGAACGCCGCCTCGGAAACCAGGCGGGCGACCAACGCATTCCTGACGAAGAAGCGCTGCATCTTGCTGCCCAACTCGGTCAGGTCGGCGTCGCGCTGATAAGCCTCCAGCAGGACCGCCAGCGCCTCCTTGTAGTTGTCGTCGTCGGATCCGAAATCGTCCAGGCCGCAGGCCTTGACGGCCGACGCGTGCAGGTCTTCGACGGTGCCTACATTGGTTCTGGGGCTCATGATCAGTACTTGTACTCTCCGCAGTTGACGTCCAGGGTCTGGCCGGTGATGCCGCTGGACAGGTCGCTGGCCATGAACAGGATGGCCGAGGCCACCTCGTCCTCGGTCGGCAACCGCTTGAGGTCGCTGTTGGCCGCAGCCGCCTTGTAGATCTCGTCCACCGTTGTGCCGTATTTGCCGGCCTGATGCTCGAAGTAGCTCTGCAGCGTGCCGCCCCAGATATAGCCGGGCAGAACGGAGTTCACCCGAATACCGGCCTCACCGAGCTCGCTGGCCAGCGACTGGGACATGGCCAGCAGCGCGGACTTGGCCAGCTTGTAGGCACCCTGCTTGGGATCGGAGTGCCGGACCACCATCGAGTTGACGTTCACCACCGATCCCTTGGCCTCCGTCAGCGCGGGGGTGAAGCCCTGGATCAGCCGCAGCGCCCCCAGCACGGTGAGCTCGACGGTCTCACGGATGTGCTCATAGCTGGTCTTGGCGAACGGTTTCATCGACGGCACCCGGAACGCGTTGTTGATCAGCACGTCGATCTTGCCGTATGCGGCAACCGATTCCGACACCAGATTGGCGACCTGCTCGTCGTCGGTGATGTCCGTGCCGATCGCCACCGCCCGCCGGCCCAGCGCGGTCACCTGCTTGGCGACATCATCCAGGCGCTCCACGGTGCGCGCGGCCAGCACCACATCGGCGCCGGCCTCGGCGCAACGCCGGGCCAGCGTGGTGCCCAGCGCCGGCCCGACACCACTGATGACGACGACCTTGTCTTGCAACAGTCCGGACATCTAACCCACCATTCTTTCGCCGATTTGCTTCTGCCGCAGCGCGATCCGGGCCCGCCAGTCATCCTCGGATATCTTGTTCGATTCGTGGTACGGCAGCTTTGCCGGCAGCTCGGCCAGGTCCACGATCTCGGCGGTCGGTCCGTCGGCCTCGGTCAGTTCGCGCGACACCCGCTGCCACCGGAACTGCAGATAGCCCTTGCGGTGCCCCAACGTCTCACACCAGTTCGTCACCCCGGGATTCGAATCGGAGACCACGATGCGGATCTTGCCGTCCGGATCCGCTTGGGCCTGAGTGCCGTTCAGCGAGGTCTGGTGGTTGATGTAATCCAGCGAGATGTACCACAGGCTGCCCAGCTGGAAGCCCAGATACGGCGCGTCGGTGACGGGCAGCGTGATGAGCACGGCCTGGTCGGGCGTGATGTCGTAGTGCCCGACCGATGAGTACTGGGTGGCCAAGCCGCCGGGTGTCAGCCGCGGCGCGGTCAGTGTGTTGACCCGCAGGTTGTCGTAGAACCATTTGGGGAACTGCAGCCAAGTCTTGACGCGCTGCACCAGTTGCGCGCCCGCCACCGCGAAACGCTTCTCGATCAGCTCACGGGTGAGCGGCGGTGGCGCCGTGCCCGCGGTGTCGGTCCGCGCGATGGCGAAGGAGCCACGCTGGGCCGACCAGTCGTTGTAGACCTCGCGGATCACCAATTGTGACGGCGTCGCCGGGGTGAACCGCCATTCGAAGGTGCCGTCCTCGGCGATGTCGAGCTTGCGATCGTCGAACGCGGTCTCGCTGTCGGGCACCACCTTGTCGGTGTATTCACCGCCGAGCAGCTGGAAGCTGACATCGGTGGTGGTCCCGCGGCGCCCCGTCACCACATACTCGTGACCGGCGTGCACTCGGGTGCCGAAGTACATGGTGTCCGGGTTGTCCAGGCCCATCTTGTTGAACGGACCGGTGCCCGTATGCAGGAACGGGTGGTCCCGGTCGTAGTCGAACGCGATGTGGGTGCAGGCCGAGATGCCGCCCGCGAGGTACTGGAGACCTTCCATGAGGTCGGCTTCGGACTCGATGAAATGCGCCTCGCACACCAGGCGCTCGGCCTCGGCGATGGCGTCCAGGAATGGTTGTGCGTACATCTCCATCCGTTCCCTGCGTTCCAATATTGGACCGCAGTGGTAGAGTTTCCGACCTGAGACTAGAACGCGTTCTAGTCTCAGTCAACGAAGGGGTCGTCATGACATTGCCGGAACCGGCCGGCCGCGCGTCACCGCCGACAGCTCGGGTGGTGGCGATCCTGGAGTTCCTGGCCCGCCATCCCCACGACCGCTTCGGGTTGTCCGAGCTGGCCCGCCGGGTCGGGCTGAGCAAGCCCACCTGCCTCGGCATCGTGACGACCCTCGCCGACGCCGGCTATCTCGTGCGCGAGGCGACCGAGAAGACCTATCGATTGGGCCCCGCGTTGATCGCGCTGGGCCACACCGCACAGGAATCGATGCGGGTCAGCCCCGCCGCACGCACCGAGCTCGGGCGACTGAGCGAAGCGTTCGCCGGCACCGCGGCGCTGTCGGGTGTGGTCGACGACCGGATCACCCTGCTCGAACTCGTCGCACCGACCGGCACCCCGCCGGCGGTGCGGGTCGGCCAGAGCTACCCGTTCGCCCCGCCGGTCGGGCTGATGTTCGTGCTGTGGGACGAGCGCGCGGTACGGGAATGGCTGGCCAAGGAGCCGACCATCCCCCTGCGCACCGACAGTGAGCGCCTGGAACGGGTGATCGCCGAATGCCGCAGAACCGGTTACCTGGTGGAGCGCCTCACCCCCGGCGGCCGGCGGCTCTACGCCCTGATGGCCGGGATGTCGAGCACACTCCCCGACGAATTACGGGCGCTGCTGGGTGAATTGGTGTCCGATATCGGGGAGCGTGTGTATCTGCCGAGTGATGAGCCGCTTGCGCGAAGAGCAGACAGCAGCGAAGCGGATCCGCACACCCGCCACGACATCAGCGTCATCGCCGCCCCGGTGTTCGACCACCACCGGCGCCAGGTGATGGTCGTCTCGCTCCAGGTCGGCCACGCGCTGACCGACCGCGAGATCACCCAGCGGGCGCGTGCCGTGATGGCCACCGCCGGCACGCTGACGGCCCAACTGGGCGGTACCGCACCGGACTGAGCACACCGTGTGGCGCCAGCCCGCAACCGAAAATCGTTTCCCCTGAACCGCTTCCTGTGCTGCGATGGCAGCCATGGCGGATCCGATCTGGCCTCTGGCGGAGCTGGAGGTGAGCACCCCGAACCTGGCCCTGCGCTACATCACCGACGAGCTGGCCACCGAGTTGGCGATGCTGGCGGCCCGCGGCATCCACGACCCGGCCACCATGCCGTTCACCGAGCCCTGGACCGACGTCGAGTCACCGCGGCTGGAACGCAATACCGTGCAGTACTTCTGGCGGTGCCGAGCCGAGGTCACGCCCGAGCATTGGGATATCCCCCTGGCGGTGATGGCCGACGGCCGGCCCGTCGGGGTGTGCACGGTGCATGCCGAGGACTTCCCCCAGCACCGCTCGGTGACGACGGGATCCTGGCTGGGCCGCGCCCACCAGGGCCGCGGCCTCGGCAAGGAGATGCGTCAGGCCGCGCTGCACCTCATCTTCGCGGGTCTGGGCGCGCAGCAGGCCGTCACCCGCGCGTGGCATGACAACGCGGCATCGCTGGCGGTCACCCGTTCGCTGCCCTACGTGCGCACCGGTGATGCGGTCGAGCTGCGCCGTGACCGCCAAGACCTGATGCTCTCGTTCACCATGACCCGGGACGCCTGGAACACCATCCGGCGCAGCGATATTCGACTCACCGGCGTCGAGGCGGTCGCCGGTCAGCTGGGGTTCTCAGCGCACCGCGGCCAACGCGAACGGCAGCACGGCTGAGGCGCCGGCCCGGCGCACCACCCGGGCCGCCATGGTCAGCGTCCACCCGGTGTCGGCGAAATCGTCGACCAGCAGCACCGGTCCGACATCGATCGGGGTGGGTGGCTCCCAGGCGTCCCGCAGCCCCGCCACCCGGTACGCCGAATTGGCCGCGGTGACCGGCCGGTGCCCGGCCCGGTAGCCCAGGACGCCGAGGTCGGTCAGCCGGCCGATCTGCGCCAGCCGCGCCGCCACCGAACGGATCAGCAGCGGACGGGTGGCCGAATCCATGGCCAGCACCGCGGTGGGCCGGGCCGTCCAGTCCCACGCCTTGAGCACCTCGATGGCCGCCTGCACCACGTCGTCGGGAACATCGCCGTCCGGCTCGTCGAGCAGCCGCCGCAACCGGGCGCCCCAGCCGAGGTCGGTGAGCCGGCCGATCACCCGGCCGGGCTCGGGTCCGTCCGGGATGCGCCCGGACAGCTCGACACCGATCGCCGCCAACCCGGTGGGCCACTGCTTGCGCGGGGCGAGTTCCACCCCGGGACGCATCAACTGGGCACGGGCCGACTCCGCGGCCGCGGCGTCCACCGTCGACGCATATTGCGGGCCGGTGCAGTTGTCGCACCGCCCGCATCGGTGCTCGGCGGTCAGCTCGGGATCGTCGAGTTGACGGCGCAGGAACGCCATGCGGCACTCGGTGGTCGACTGGTAGTCCAGCATGGCCTGTTGCTCCCGCTGCCGGGCTTCCTCCAGCTTGCGGTAACGCGGCTCGTCGTACACCCATGGTTGTCCGGTGCTGATCCAGCCGCCCTTGACCCGGCGGACCGCGCCGTCGACGTCGAGCACCTTGAGCACCATCTCCAGGCGGGACCGGTTGAGGTCGACCAGCGGCTCCAGCGCGGCCGTGGACAGTGCACGGTCCGGTTCCAGCGCATCGATCACCTTGCGCACCATGGCTTCCGACGGAAAGGCCACCGAGGCGAAATACCGCCACACGTCGGCGTCCTCACGCCCGGGCAGCAGGATCACCTCGGCACTGGCGGTGGCGCGCCCGGCGCGACCCACCTGCTGGTAGTAGGCGATCGGCGAGGAGGGTGCGCCCAGATGCACGACGAACCCGAGATCCGGTTTGTCGAATCCCATGCCCAGCGCCGACGTGGCGATCAGCGCCTTGACCCGGTTGGCCAGCAGATCGGCCTCGAGTTGCTCACGCTCGGCGGCTTCGGTCGACCCGGTGTAGGCACCGACGTGATAACCGCGCTCGCGTAGCAGGGTCGCGATGTCGTGGGCCTGGGACACCGTGAGCGTGTAGATGATGCCCGACCCGGGTAGCGAATCAAGCTGCGCGGCAATCCATGCCGCGCGTTGCGCCGGGCCGCCGGCCTGCACCACCGACAACCGCAGCGACTCGCGGTCCAGCCCGCCGCGCAGCACCACGGTGTCGGCACCGCCGACGCCGACGCCCACGCCCAACTGCGCCGCCACGTCCTCCACCACCCGGTCGTTGGCCGTCGCGGTGGTGGCCAGAACCGGTATGTCGGTGCCCAATTCGCCGATGAGCGTGCGGATCCGGCGATAGTCGGGACGGAAGTCGTGGCCCCAGTCCGAGATACAGTGCGCCTCGTCGACCACCACCAGACCGGCGTCGGCGGCCAGCGCGGGCAGCACGGCGTCGCGAAAGTCCGGATTGTTCAACCGTTCCGGGCTGACCAGCAACACGTCGAGCTCCCCCGCGGCCACCCGCTGGTGCACGCCGTCCCATTCGGTGACATTGCTGGAATTGATGGTCGCGGCGGCCACCCCGGCTCGCTGCGCGGCGGCCACCTGATTGCGCATCAACGCCAACAGCGGCGACACGATCACCGTCGGGCCACGCCCGGCGGCCCGCAGCAGTTTGGCGGCGATGAAGTACACCGCCGACTTGCCCCAGCCGGTGCGCTGCACCACCAGGGCACGCCGCCGGTGCACCACCAGCGCCTCGATGGCCGTCCACTGATCGTCGCGCAGCACGGCGCCCGGGCCGGCGAGTTGTTCCAGGATCGCCTGCGCCTCGCCGCGTGTTGCCATGCCCCCATGATGCCGGGCGGCCCACCGGGCTCGACACGGCGCTCCCGCGAGCCGAACGTTTCCGCTTGACGCCGCGCGCCCTGCGTGTAGGTTTGCATTTACTTCCAAATGGCAATAAACGCCGCGCGACGGACCGCACCGCCGTCGCCGAAAGGACCGCCCATGCCCGCACCCACCGATGCCGAGTACTTCGACCTCGGCGACTTCACCCTGCAGAGCGGCCACACACTTCGGGGTGCCACGCTCGCCTACAAGACCTACGGCACCCTCAACGCCGACAAGTCCAACGTGGTCGTCTACCCCACCTGGTACTCCGGCTGGCACACGAACAACGAATGGCTCATCGGGCCCGGGCGCGCCCTCGATCCCGGCGAACGGTTCATCATCATCCCGAACATGCTGGGCAACGGTCTGTCATCCTCACCGTCGAATACCCCCGCACCCTATGACGGCCCCCGCTTTCCGGCCGTCACGTTCTACGACCAGGTCGAAGCGCAGCATCGGCTGGTCACCGAGAAATTCGGCATCTCGTCGATCGCCCTCGTCACCGGCTGGTCGATGGGTGCCGGGCAGACGTATCAGTGGGCCGTGAGCCACCCCGAGATGGTGCAGCGGGCCGCTCCGTTCTGCGGCTCCAGCGCGACAGCCCCGCACAACAAGGTGTTCCTGGAATCGTTGGTCACCGCCCTGTCGGCCGACGCCGCCTTCGCCGGTGGCGACTATGACCCCGACAAGCCGCCGATCAAGGGACTACGGGCTTTTGCCCGCGTCTATTCGGGCTGGGGTTACTCCCAGGCGTTCTACTGGGAGGAGACCTGGCGCCAGCTCGGCTACACGTCGTTGGACGACTTCCTGTACGGGTTCTGGGAGGGTTTCTTCCGCGACGGACGCGACCCCAACAACCTGATCGCGATGATCGGCACCTGGCACAGCGGGAACGTCGGGAACACACCGGGTTTCGGTGGCGACCAGAAGAAGGCGCTGGCATCGATCCGGTGTCCGCTGCTCGCCATGCCCGCGGAGAAGGACCTGTACTTCCCGCCGGAGGACGAGCAGTGGGCCAGTCAGTTCATCCCGCAGGGCGAAGTGCGGGTGATCCCCGGCATCTGGGGACACTTCGCCGGCGGCGGCAGCAATGCCGTCGACACCGATTTCATCGACGCCGGTCTGCGTGAGCTGCTGGCCAAACCGGGATACACGCCCAGCTGACCAGCCGCTCAGTACGCGTAGGTGTTGGCCGGTTTGGGAATCGGGGTGGCGCGGACGACCTCCAGCGTCGGGACGAAATTGGTGGCCGGATTCGACGTACCGGGCACCACGCGGCCCTCGACGCGCAGCCAGGTGTCCTCGGGCTGCTCGGAGACGTTGCCGGACAAGTGAACTCGGGCCAACTGCGCGTCGGCCGCGCAGCAGATGATGACCACCCGGGCCAGGTCGGCACCCATGATGAAACCCGTGGTGGTGACCGTTCGATTGTCCAGGCTGTTCGTCGAGTCCGCGGCCGCCCGCATCAGGAGTTCGGGCAGGGAGACCGTGCCGTCGGCGGGCAACGGCGGGAACGCCCGCTTCTGCGGCTGCGCGGCCGCCAGGGTTTCCGGGGCGGCACCGACCACGCCCACCGCGGGCACCGCCACAAAAGCGGTGAGCGCCACCGGGATCAGCAGCAACCAGGCCATACTGCGATGGTGATGGTGTTCGCCCGCGCCGTACCGGGCGTCGGCGACGAAGCCGGCCAGCGCGAGCGCCACGAGGAGCACCGCGGCGGCGATCAACCACGGCAGCAAGCCCGGCTTCACGAAGTTGAGGTAGGTGCCGTTGCGTACCAGCAGGCCGGCGCTCAACCCGATCAGCAGCACCAGCGTGTTCTGGGTGACCCGGCTCATGTCGTACCCAGCACCAGCAGTCCGACGACGACGGCGCTGGCCGTCGCCACCACGAACGTCACCGGCGCGAACCGGACCGCGAACGCGCGCCCGAACATGCCGACCTGCATGGCGAACAGCTTCACGTCGATGGCCGGGCCGACGACCAGGAAGACCAGCCGGGGCAGCAACGGCAACATGGTGAACCCGGCGGCGACGAAGGCGTCCGCCTCCGAGCACAACGCCAGCACCACGGCAAGCACCGCCATCATGGCGATGCCCACCAGCAGATTGCCCGCGACGTGGCCGAACACCCAGGACGGCACGAACGCCCGCAGCAGCGCCACGGCGGCCGCACCGAGCACCAGGTAGCCGGCGGATTGCAGGAAGTCGTGCCGGGCCGCGCCGGTGAAGACCGCCCAGCGCGGTGCCGCGTCGTCATGCGGGGTCGGCAGGGTGCGGGTGACCCAGTCCGTGCGGCCCCAGCGCTGCCACAGCAGACCCATGACGACGGCGGTGAGAAGCGATGCGACGCAGCGGGCCACCACCATCTGCGGCTGACCGGGGAAGGCGACCGCGGTGGCCACCAGCACCACCGGGTTGATCGCCGGCGCGGAGAGCATGAAGGTCAGCGCCGCCCCACCGGTGCCACCGCTGAACAGCCGGCGCGCCACCGGGACCGAACCACATTCGCAACCGGGCAACGCCGCCCCGCCCACGCCGGCGGCGGCCACCGCCAGCACCGGCCGGCGCGGTAGCCAGCGCTGCAACCGCTCGGCGGTGACGAACGCCGCGACCAGTCCGCTGACGATGACACCGAGCACCAGGAACGGCAGCGCTTGGACGAACACACCGCAGAAGATGGTCGCCGCCGCCGCGACGCGGGGGTTCGTCGTCAGCAGGTCACTGACGACGCTCGCCGACAAGGCCAGCGCGATGAGACCGACCAGCAGCAGTTCGAGCGAACCCGCCCGGCGGCGTGTGGTCGCAGGGGTGGCCATGCGCCCTATCTTGCCCGTGCCGGCTGGTAGTTACCCAAATC harbors:
- a CDS encoding IclR family transcriptional regulator, whose product is MTLPEPAGRASPPTARVVAILEFLARHPHDRFGLSELARRVGLSKPTCLGIVTTLADAGYLVREATEKTYRLGPALIALGHTAQESMRVSPAARTELGRLSEAFAGTAALSGVVDDRITLLELVAPTGTPPAVRVGQSYPFAPPVGLMFVLWDERAVREWLAKEPTIPLRTDSERLERVIAECRRTGYLVERLTPGGRRLYALMAGMSSTLPDELRALLGELVSDIGERVYLPSDEPLARRADSSEADPHTRHDISVIAAPVFDHHRRQVMVVSLQVGHALTDREITQRARAVMATAGTLTAQLGGTAPD
- a CDS encoding GNAT family N-acetyltransferase — protein: MSTPNLALRYITDELATELAMLAARGIHDPATMPFTEPWTDVESPRLERNTVQYFWRCRAEVTPEHWDIPLAVMADGRPVGVCTVHAEDFPQHRSVTTGSWLGRAHQGRGLGKEMRQAALHLIFAGLGAQQAVTRAWHDNAASLAVTRSLPYVRTGDAVELRRDRQDLMLSFTMTRDAWNTIRRSDIRLTGVEAVAGQLGFSAHRGQRERQHG
- a CDS encoding SDR family oxidoreductase, with protein sequence MSGLLQDKVVVISGVGPALGTTLARRCAEAGADVVLAARTVERLDDVAKQVTALGRRAVAIGTDITDDEQVANLVSESVAAYGKIDVLINNAFRVPSMKPFAKTSYEHIRETVELTVLGALRLIQGFTPALTEAKGSVVNVNSMVVRHSDPKQGAYKLAKSALLAMSQSLASELGEAGIRVNSVLPGYIWGGTLQSYFEHQAGKYGTTVDEIYKAAAANSDLKRLPTEDEVASAILFMASDLSSGITGQTLDVNCGEYKY
- a CDS encoding permease, with protein sequence MATPATTRRRAGSLELLLVGLIALALSASVVSDLLTTNPRVAAAATIFCGVFVQALPFLVLGVIVSGLVAAFVTAERLQRWLPRRPVLAVAAAGVGGAALPGCECGSVPVARRLFSGGTGGAALTFMLSAPAINPVVLVATAVAFPGQPQMVVARCVASLLTAVVMGLLWQRWGRTDWVTRTLPTPHDDAAPRWAVFTGAARHDFLQSAGYLVLGAAAVALLRAFVPSWVFGHVAGNLLVGIAMMAVLAVVLALCSEADAFVAAGFTMLPLLPRLVFLVVGPAIDVKLFAMQVGMFGRAFAVRFAPVTFVVATASAVVVGLLVLGTT
- a CDS encoding alpha/beta fold hydrolase, with the translated sequence MPAPTDAEYFDLGDFTLQSGHTLRGATLAYKTYGTLNADKSNVVVYPTWYSGWHTNNEWLIGPGRALDPGERFIIIPNMLGNGLSSSPSNTPAPYDGPRFPAVTFYDQVEAQHRLVTEKFGISSIALVTGWSMGAGQTYQWAVSHPEMVQRAAPFCGSSATAPHNKVFLESLVTALSADAAFAGGDYDPDKPPIKGLRAFARVYSGWGYSQAFYWEETWRQLGYTSLDDFLYGFWEGFFRDGRDPNNLIAMIGTWHSGNVGNTPGFGGDQKKALASIRCPLLAMPAEKDLYFPPEDEQWASQFIPQGEVRVIPGIWGHFAGGGSNAVDTDFIDAGLRELLAKPGYTPS
- a CDS encoding TIGR03943 family putative permease subunit — its product is MSRVTQNTLVLLIGLSAGLLVRNGTYLNFVKPGLLPWLIAAAVLLVALALAGFVADARYGAGEHHHHRSMAWLLLIPVALTAFVAVPAVGVVGAAPETLAAAQPQKRAFPPLPADGTVSLPELLMRAAADSTNSLDNRTVTTTGFIMGADLARVVIICCAADAQLARVHLSGNVSEQPEDTWLRVEGRVVPGTSNPATNFVPTLEVVRATPIPKPANTYAY
- a CDS encoding RecQ family ATP-dependent DNA helicase gives rise to the protein MATRGEAQAILEQLAGPGAVLRDDQWTAIEALVVHRRRALVVQRTGWGKSAVYFIAAKLLRAAGRGPTVIVSPLLALMRNQVAAAQRAGVAAATINSSNVTEWDGVHQRVAAGELDVLLVSPERLNNPDFRDAVLPALAADAGLVVVDEAHCISDWGHDFRPDYRRIRTLIGELGTDIPVLATTATANDRVVEDVAAQLGVGVGVGGADTVVLRGGLDRESLRLSVVQAGGPAQRAAWIAAQLDSLPGSGIIYTLTVSQAHDIATLLRERGYHVGAYTGSTEAAEREQLEADLLANRVKALIATSALGMGFDKPDLGFVVHLGAPSSPIAYYQQVGRAGRATASAEVILLPGREDADVWRYFASVAFPSEAMVRKVIDALEPDRALSTAALEPLVDLNRSRLEMVLKVLDVDGAVRRVKGGWISTGQPWVYDEPRYRKLEEARQREQQAMLDYQSTTECRMAFLRRQLDDPELTAEHRCGRCDNCTGPQYASTVDAAAAESARAQLMRPGVELAPRKQWPTGLAAIGVELSGRIPDGPEPGRVIGRLTDLGWGARLRRLLDEPDGDVPDDVVQAAIEVLKAWDWTARPTAVLAMDSATRPLLIRSVAARLAQIGRLTDLGVLGYRAGHRPVTAANSAYRVAGLRDAWEPPTPIDVGPVLLVDDFADTGWTLTMAARVVRRAGASAVLPFALAAVR